A genomic region of Bradyrhizobium sp. ORS 278 contains the following coding sequences:
- a CDS encoding LLM class flavin-dependent oxidoreductase has protein sequence MSEIEFIGFISNNNSSEIIVRQGPVLDPVHIETVAKAHENAGFDRALLAFHSTSPDSLQVAQHVLGVTTGLNVLIAQRPGFTSPTLLARQFAVLDQFSKGRVALHVITGGNANELRQDGNTLDDKSERYARTSEFLDIVRAEWTSEKPFSYAGKYYQVENAFAQVKPYRKEGIRIYFGGASDAAIDVAGKHADTYALWGESYAQVREQVARVSAAAAKCGRPAPRFSLSVRPILADTEEKAWARAQEILERATALQDQTGYRKPADGHATDGAKRLLAIAEQGKRVDKRLWTEIAKLTGANSNTTALVGTPEQVAEVFGDYYDLGISHFLIRGFDPLIDAIDYGRALIPATRALIARRQAAKGVAAE, from the coding sequence ATGTCCGAAATCGAATTCATCGGCTTCATTTCCAACAACAACTCGTCCGAGATCATCGTCCGCCAGGGACCGGTGCTCGATCCCGTTCACATCGAGACGGTGGCGAAGGCGCACGAGAATGCCGGCTTCGACCGCGCGCTCCTGGCATTCCACTCGACCTCGCCGGACAGCCTGCAGGTCGCCCAGCACGTGCTTGGCGTCACCACCGGGCTGAACGTGCTGATCGCGCAGCGCCCGGGCTTCACCTCGCCGACCCTGCTGGCGCGTCAGTTCGCGGTGCTCGACCAGTTCTCCAAGGGCCGCGTCGCGCTACATGTCATCACCGGTGGCAACGCCAATGAGCTGCGCCAGGACGGCAACACGCTGGACGACAAGAGCGAGCGCTACGCCCGGACCAGCGAGTTCCTCGACATCGTCCGCGCCGAGTGGACCAGCGAGAAGCCGTTCAGCTACGCAGGCAAGTACTACCAGGTCGAGAACGCGTTCGCGCAGGTCAAGCCGTATCGCAAGGAGGGCATCCGGATCTATTTCGGCGGCGCCTCGGATGCCGCTATCGACGTCGCAGGCAAGCACGCCGACACCTATGCGCTGTGGGGCGAGTCCTATGCGCAGGTGCGTGAGCAGGTCGCCCGCGTCAGCGCGGCGGCCGCGAAGTGCGGCCGCCCGGCGCCGCGCTTCTCGCTGTCGGTGCGCCCGATCCTCGCCGATACCGAGGAGAAGGCCTGGGCGAGGGCGCAGGAGATCCTGGAGCGCGCCACCGCGCTGCAGGACCAGACCGGCTACCGCAAGCCTGCCGATGGCCACGCGACCGACGGCGCCAAGCGCCTGCTCGCGATCGCCGAGCAGGGCAAGCGGGTCGACAAGCGTCTGTGGACCGAGATCGCCAAGCTCACCGGCGCCAACAGCAACACCACGGCGCTGGTCGGGACGCCGGAGCAGGTCGCGGAGGTGTTCGGCGACTACTACGATCTCGGCATCAGCCATTTCCTGATCCGCGGCTTCGACCCGCTGATCGATGCCATCGATTATGGCCGCGCGCTGATCCCGGCGACACGCGCGCTGATCGCGCGTCGGCAGGCCGCGAAGGGAGTGGCGGCGGAATGA
- a CDS encoding ABC transporter permease has translation MSTFSLSETAGGDIARATGLGAKLRDIAPGIAAALAWALFGASCFVREDVGDWSRTTDLAVAAFVIAALVLVSSIAALRLGRAGAALRRRSPWLLALGVFLTLWELATAKFAWLPLPFFPPPQAIIEVYTDDLPKLLDSVVASIKLQLGGYAIGAAIGFVTGVSIGWSTRIGYWVHPVLRFIGPVPATAWLPIAFFTFPTSWSASTFLIALATGFPVTVLTWSGVASVPTAYYDVARTLGARPWFLVLKVAIPAALPHVFVGLFMGLGASFAVLVIAEMIGVKAGLGWYLQWAQGWAAYANMYAALLVMSLLCSGAITLLFKTRDRVLVWQKGVVKW, from the coding sequence ATGTCGACATTTTCGCTGTCTGAGACCGCCGGAGGCGATATCGCGCGCGCCACGGGCCTCGGCGCCAAGCTTCGCGACATCGCGCCGGGCATTGCCGCGGCGCTCGCCTGGGCTCTGTTCGGCGCGTCCTGCTTCGTGCGCGAGGACGTCGGCGACTGGTCGCGCACCACGGATCTCGCCGTCGCGGCGTTCGTGATCGCAGCGCTCGTGCTGGTCTCCAGCATCGCGGCGCTGCGGTTGGGGCGAGCTGGTGCCGCCCTGCGCAGGCGAAGCCCATGGTTGCTCGCGCTCGGCGTGTTCCTGACACTCTGGGAGCTGGCGACGGCAAAATTCGCCTGGCTGCCGCTGCCTTTCTTTCCGCCGCCGCAGGCCATCATCGAGGTTTACACCGACGATCTGCCGAAGCTGCTGGACAGCGTGGTCGCCTCGATCAAGCTGCAACTCGGCGGCTACGCCATCGGCGCGGCGATCGGCTTCGTGACGGGCGTCTCCATCGGCTGGTCGACGCGGATCGGCTATTGGGTGCACCCCGTGTTGCGTTTCATCGGGCCAGTGCCGGCCACGGCTTGGCTGCCGATCGCGTTCTTTACCTTCCCGACCAGCTGGAGCGCGTCGACGTTCCTGATCGCGCTCGCCACGGGCTTTCCGGTGACGGTGCTGACTTGGTCCGGCGTCGCCAGCGTGCCCACCGCCTACTACGATGTCGCGCGCACACTCGGCGCCAGGCCATGGTTCCTAGTGCTCAAGGTTGCGATCCCCGCGGCTTTGCCGCATGTGTTCGTCGGCCTGTTCATGGGCCTCGGCGCCTCCTTCGCGGTGCTGGTCATCGCCGAGATGATCGGCGTCAAGGCCGGGCTTGGCTGGTACCTGCAATGGGCGCAGGGCTGGGCCGCCTACGCCAACATGTACGCCGCGCTGCTGGTGATGTCGCTGCTCTGCTCCGGCGCGATCACGTTGCTGTTCAAGACGCGCGACCGCGTGCTGGTCTGGCAGAAGGGTGTCGTGAAATGGTAG
- a CDS encoding ABC transporter ATP-binding protein, giving the protein MVAAAEVVRPQFPGAAIDIAHVDHAFDIDGAELKVLDDVSLIVEPGEFVALLGPSGCGKSTLLRLIAGLDKPRSGSLREDEVGIKGPHPSRVVVFQDPTLFPWRTVWDNVALGLEAQGILKKQRHRVDAALDLVGLTDFKNAYPHQLSGGMAQRVALARALVNDPKVLVLDEPLGKLDSLTRIAMQAELVALWQRKGFTTLLVTHDVEEALVLANRVIVLSDRPARIKADIVVDRPYPRHRGDPHLADLRRQILGLLGLEATW; this is encoded by the coding sequence ATGGTAGCCGCAGCCGAAGTCGTGCGGCCGCAATTTCCCGGCGCGGCGATCGACATTGCCCATGTCGACCATGCCTTCGACATCGACGGCGCCGAGCTGAAGGTGCTCGACGACGTCAGCCTGATCGTCGAGCCCGGCGAGTTCGTCGCGCTGCTCGGGCCGTCCGGCTGCGGCAAGTCGACCTTGCTGCGCCTGATCGCCGGCCTCGACAAGCCGCGCAGCGGCAGCTTGCGCGAGGACGAGGTCGGCATCAAGGGACCGCATCCGTCGCGCGTCGTCGTGTTCCAGGATCCGACGCTGTTTCCGTGGCGCACGGTGTGGGACAATGTCGCTCTGGGTCTGGAGGCGCAGGGCATCCTCAAGAAGCAACGGCATCGCGTCGATGCCGCGCTCGATCTCGTCGGCCTCACCGACTTCAAGAATGCCTATCCGCATCAGCTCTCCGGCGGCATGGCGCAGCGCGTCGCGCTGGCCCGGGCGCTGGTCAACGATCCCAAGGTGCTGGTGCTCGACGAGCCGCTTGGCAAGCTCGACTCGCTGACCCGCATCGCCATGCAGGCGGAACTGGTGGCCCTGTGGCAGCGCAAGGGCTTTACCACCCTTCTCGTCACCCACGACGTCGAGGAGGCGCTGGTGCTCGCCAATCGCGTCATCGTGCTCAGCGATCGCCCCGCGCGCATCAAGGCCGACATCGTCGTGGACCGGCCATATCCGCGGCATCGCGGCGATCCGCATCTCGCCGATCTGCGCCGGCAGATTCTTGGTCTCCTCGGGTTGGAAGCGACATGGTAG
- a CDS encoding acyl-CoA dehydrogenase family protein produces MVAVIESLAPRQNDKENEDELIARALRLVPVFAERAPAHDRDRSFPFQNFKDLFEAGLLSLTVPTALGGHGAGAGLTSRVLGIIAEADPSTALVLAMHYIQHFVMARNQEYPPRLARKLQRESVERGALINTFRVEPALGSPSRGGLPETIARRTETGWRLSGHKIYSTGAPILSWYSVWAKTDEPEARLGLFLIQAGSPGIRIVETWDHLGLRASGSHDVVFEDVVIPLDHEIELHKPADWRVQNPTQALVHAAFVGAIYDGVARAARNWIVDFLKTRTPSSLGAPLSTLPRAQEVLGAIEARLQVNARLIDSVARDFDEGRAVSPVEGNIIKLTVTNNAVAAVEDALSLSSNHGLSRTNPLERHYRDVLCGRVHTPQDDATRIAAGRLALGL; encoded by the coding sequence ATGGTAGCCGTCATCGAGAGCCTCGCGCCGCGTCAGAACGACAAGGAGAATGAGGACGAACTGATCGCACGCGCGCTGCGGCTGGTGCCGGTTTTCGCCGAGCGCGCGCCGGCTCATGATCGCGACCGCAGTTTTCCGTTCCAAAACTTCAAGGATCTGTTCGAGGCGGGTCTGCTGTCGCTGACCGTTCCTACTGCGCTCGGCGGGCATGGAGCGGGCGCAGGCCTCACGTCGCGCGTGCTCGGGATCATTGCTGAGGCCGATCCGTCGACGGCGCTGGTGCTGGCGATGCATTACATCCAGCATTTTGTGATGGCGCGGAATCAGGAATATCCGCCGCGGCTCGCCCGCAAGCTTCAGCGGGAGTCGGTCGAGCGCGGCGCGCTGATCAACACCTTCCGCGTCGAGCCGGCGCTCGGCTCGCCGTCGCGCGGCGGCCTGCCGGAGACGATCGCGCGGCGCACCGAGACCGGCTGGCGGCTGAGCGGCCACAAGATCTATTCGACCGGCGCGCCGATCCTGTCCTGGTACTCGGTGTGGGCCAAGACCGACGAGCCGGAGGCGCGGCTCGGCCTGTTCCTGATACAGGCGGGATCGCCCGGCATCCGGATCGTCGAGACCTGGGATCATCTCGGCCTGCGCGCCAGCGGCAGCCATGATGTCGTGTTCGAGGATGTCGTGATCCCGCTCGACCACGAGATCGAGCTGCACAAGCCTGCGGACTGGCGGGTGCAGAATCCGACCCAGGCGCTGGTTCATGCCGCCTTCGTCGGCGCGATCTATGACGGCGTCGCGCGCGCGGCGCGCAACTGGATCGTCGACTTCCTCAAGACGCGCACGCCCTCCAGCCTCGGCGCGCCGCTGTCGACTCTGCCGCGTGCGCAGGAGGTCCTCGGTGCGATCGAGGCGCGGCTGCAGGTCAATGCAAGGCTGATCGACAGCGTCGCGCGCGACTTCGACGAGGGCAGGGCCGTCAGCCCGGTCGAGGGCAACATCATCAAGCTCACCGTCACCAACAATGCGGTGGCGGCGGTCGAGGACGCGCTGTCGCTTTCGAGCAATCACGGCCTCAGCCGCACCAATCCGCTGGAGCGGCATTATCGCGACGTGCTGTGCGGCCGCGTTCACACCCCGCAGGACGACGCCACGCGCATCGCCGCCGGCCGTCTGGCGCTGGGACTCTAG
- a CDS encoding ABC transporter substrate-binding protein has translation MDTTDNTSAVTRRRLLQAGAGAALLAPFGGLAAQALSLRAAPEIDVQQFPICRTAAEAPVLTGEPRKLKLSWNAGAVCLTPVPVAIDQGFFKKYNLDVELINYSGSTDQLLEAIATGKSDAGLGMALRWLKPLEQGFDVKIAAGTHGGCMRVLARADSGITKLADLKGKAVAVGDLGGPDKNFFSIQLARLGIDPVKDVDWRVYPGAVVNVAADKGETQAFLASDPLAYLWLKDPAYKEVASNLDGEYQNRVCCILGLRGSLVRDEPQVGRAVTQALLDAAMFTAQNPTEAAKSFQPYAPKQATLADLEGMVRYHTHHHHPHGAALKQELRAYADDLKVVSVFKPSTDTNKFAERIYVDIFAV, from the coding sequence ATGGACACGACGGACAACACGAGCGCAGTCACCCGGCGGCGGCTGCTGCAGGCGGGTGCTGGTGCGGCTCTGCTGGCGCCATTCGGAGGCCTCGCTGCCCAGGCGCTGTCGCTTCGGGCTGCACCTGAGATTGATGTTCAGCAGTTTCCGATCTGCCGGACGGCGGCCGAAGCGCCGGTTCTCACCGGCGAGCCGCGCAAGCTGAAGCTGTCGTGGAATGCCGGCGCGGTCTGCCTGACGCCGGTGCCGGTGGCGATCGACCAGGGTTTCTTCAAGAAATACAATCTCGATGTCGAATTGATCAACTATTCCGGCTCGACCGATCAGCTGCTCGAGGCGATCGCGACCGGCAAGAGCGACGCCGGGCTCGGCATGGCGCTGCGCTGGCTGAAGCCGCTGGAGCAGGGCTTCGACGTCAAGATCGCGGCGGGCACCCACGGCGGCTGTATGCGCGTGCTGGCGCGCGCGGACTCCGGCATCACCAAGCTCGCCGACCTCAAGGGCAAGGCGGTCGCGGTCGGTGATCTCGGCGGTCCCGACAAGAACTTCTTCTCGATCCAGCTGGCGCGCCTCGGCATCGATCCGGTCAAGGACGTCGATTGGCGCGTCTATCCGGGCGCGGTCGTCAACGTCGCCGCCGACAAGGGCGAGACGCAGGCTTTCTTGGCGTCCGATCCGCTCGCTTATCTCTGGCTCAAGGATCCGGCCTACAAGGAGGTCGCCTCCAATCTCGACGGCGAGTATCAGAACCGGGTCTGCTGCATCCTCGGCCTGCGCGGCAGCCTGGTACGCGACGAGCCGCAGGTCGGCCGCGCGGTCACGCAGGCGCTGCTCGATGCCGCGATGTTCACCGCGCAGAACCCGACCGAGGCGGCCAAATCGTTCCAGCCCTATGCGCCGAAGCAGGCGACGTTGGCCGATCTCGAAGGCATGGTGCGCTATCACACTCACCATCATCATCCACATGGCGCTGCGCTCAAGCAGGAACTGAGAGCCTATGCCGACGACCTCAAGGTCGTCTCCGTCTTCAAGCCGAGCACCGACACCAACAAATTCGCTGAGCGCATCTATGTCGACATTTTCGCTGTCTGA